Part of the Pan paniscus chromosome 3, NHGRI_mPanPan1-v2.0_pri, whole genome shotgun sequence genome is shown below.
ttcctgaggagtgctttacttccaagtatgtggtcaattttggaataggtgtggtgtggtgctgaaaaaaatgtatattctgttgatttggggtggagagttctgtagatgtcaattaggtccgcttggtgcagagctgagttcaattcctgggtatccttgttgactttctgtctcgttgatctgtctaatgttgacagtggggtgttaaagtctcccattattattgtgtgggagtctaagtctcttcataggtcactcaggacttgctatatgaatctgggtgctcctgtattgggtgcatatatatttaggatagttagctcttcttgttgaattgatccctttaccattatgtaatggccttctttgtctcttttgatctttgttggtttaaagtctgttttatcagagactaggattgcaacccctgcctttttttgttttccatttgcttggtagatcttcctccatccttttattttgagcctatgtgtgtctctgcatatgagatgggtttcctgaatacagcacactgatggatcttgactctttatccaatttgccagtctgtgtcttttaattggagaatttagtccatttacatttaaagttaatattgttatgtgtgaatttgatcctgtcattatgatgttagctggtgattttgctcgttagttgatgcagtttcttcctagtctcgatggtctttacattttggcatgattttgcagcggctggtaccggttgttcctttccatgtttagcgcttccttcaggagctcttttagggcaggcctggtggtgacaaaatctctcagcatttgcttgtctgtaaagtattttatttctccttcacttatgaagcttagtttggctggatatgaaattctgggttgaaagttcttttctttaagaatgttgaatattggcccccactctcttctggcttgtagggtttctgccgagagatccgctgttagtctgatgggctttcctttgagggtaacccgacctttctctctggatgcccttaacattttttccttcatttcaactttggtgaatctgacaattatgtgtcttggagttgctcttctcgaggagtatctttgtggcattctctgtatttcctgaatctgaacattggcctgccttgctagattggggaagttctcctggataatatcctgcagagtgttttccaacttggttctattctccccatcactttcaggtacaccaatcagacgtagatttggtcttttcacatagtcccatatttcttgaaggctttgctcatttctttttattcttttttctctaaacttcccttctcgcttcatttcattcatttcatcttccattgctgacaccctttcttccagttgatcgcatcggctcctgaggcttctgcattcttcacgtagttctcgagccttggttttcagctccatcagctcctttaagcacttctctgtattggttattctagttatacattcttctaaatttttttcaaagttttcaacttctttgcctttggtttgaatgtcctcccgtagctcagagtaatttgatcgtctgaagcgttcttctctcagctcgtcacagtcattctccatccagctttgttccgttgctggtgaggaactgcgttcctttggaggaggagaggcgctctgcgttttagagtttccagtttttctgttctgttttttccccatctttgtggttttatctacttttggtctttgatgatggtgatgtacagatgggttttcggtgtgcatgtcctttctgtttgttagttttccttctaacagacaggaccctcagctgcaggtctgttggaataccctgccttgtgaggtgtcagtgtgcccctgctggggggtgcctcccagttaggctgctcgggggtcaggggtcagggacccacttgaggaggcagtctgcgggttctcagatctccagctgcgtgctgggagcaccactgctctcttcaaagctgtcagacagggacatttaagtctgcagaggttactgctgtctttttgtttgtctgtgccctgcccccagaggtggagcctacagaggcaggcaggcctccttgagctgtggtgggctccacccagttcgagtttccaggctgctttgtttacctaagcaagcctgggcaatggcgggcgcccctcccccagcctcgctgccgccttgcagtttgatctcagagtgctgtgctagcaatcagcgagattccgtgggcgtaggaccctccgagctaggtgtgggatatagtctcgtggtgcgccgttttttaagccggtctgaaaagcgcaatattcgggtgggagtgacccgattttccaggtgcatctgtcacccctttctttgactcggaaagggaactccctgaccccttgcgcttcccaggtgaggcaatgccttgccctgctttggctcgcgcacggtgcgcgcacccactggcctgcgcccactgtctggcactccctagtgagatgcacccagtacctcagatggaaatgcagaaatcacccgtcttctgcgtcgctcacgctgggagctgtagaccggagctgttcctattcggccatcttggctcctccctcagcctgagtttttataaatttattttttctgcagaaataatgtattttcaaaaTCATATTTAAGACAAACCTTAAAACTTTTATGTCTATGAAAAATGATTACAGTCTTTGTGAAACAGTGTGAGTGGGGAAAACATTCTTGAAAGGATGGCAAGAGACCTGGACCATCTCCTTTTGGCACTAACCAGCAGAGTGTCACTTACCTGCACAAATCACCGAACTTCTGGGTCTTAATTTTCGTATTCATAGAACATGTTAAATTGGCCTATCACGTGAGGCTTCCTTTCTTATTGACAATGCATAAAGAAATGGGAtaatttttattctctatctGATTCATTTGTAAACTCCTTAAAGCCTGAAGTCATATATGTCTTTGTATCTCTGAGAATTCTAGTATCTAGTGTCTAGTTTTCAAATGGATGCTTCAGTTAGTCCTAAGATTTCTGGTTTGAATAAAATCTTATCTTAATCTCTAAAGAAGTGAAATAGATGAGAGCAGAACCCCTCCCATttccctgctcttttttttttttttttttttgagacagagtctcgctctgtcacccaggctggagtatgatggtgcgatcttggcttaatgcaacctccacctcccgggttcaacaagcgattctcctgcctcagcctcctgagtagttggtactacagacacacactgccacacccagctaatttttgtatttttagtagagacggagtttcaccatattggtcaggctggtcttgaactcctgacctcatgatccacccgccttggcctcccaaagtgctgggattacaggcatgagccaccacacctggcctctgcctGCTCATTTTTAGGGCAGTGCAGCGCTtaggaaaccactgatctttcaggtttttttttttttattacatttaaaggTTGATGATTCACCAACATAGTAATCCTTTCTTCAACCATAGAATTTCAAGTTACTATATATTTCCAGTCACCCAGAATGAGGataactttaaaaagaaggaaccaGGCTTTGGAGGACCATGAGGAAGTAAAGACATAATAGGACTAGCTGGAATTTGCTGGTGATATAAACCTTATGGGAAAGAAAAGCATCTATGGGAGAGAAAAGCATCTATGTGAAAGGAGAACTGAAAGTCTAGTAAGAGGGACTGACCAGGCCAGATCCATGGGCGGTAGGAGCTGACTTTGAGTTAGGATTAATTAGCCCTTGTATATCAGGGAGGGATATGGGCGTAGGGTGGAGAAAAAACCATGTGTATACATGAAGGTTTGCAAAGCAGACAAATTACACTTCACTTCAACGATCACAGTAAAACCAGTAAAATAAGAACCAAAAAGTGAGTCATAAAATAAGAATCGGTGGAAGATGTGACATGGAGAGAAAATGCCTCTTACTATGTATATTAtccaaaacaaatcaaaattaatTTCTACACAGTTTgttgaaattaaggaaaaaagaaccTGAAGAGTTCCTAGCAagcaagaactttaaaaattggaaattaatCAGTTATTAATTATTTGTACATAATtaattgtaataatttttaaaacaatttttttcctattatgtTATCAACTACAAACTTTCTCACCAAAAGAATGTTTCAGGAGCATAATACTGACAGTTGGGAAGAAATACAGTCTCAGTCGTTTTTTACAGAATTAAGTCAAGCATCACAagcattactttttaattttttgcagaaataaagaCCCAACTCAATGGATTGCTACTTTTGGTGCAACTATAACACCACCCGcagtgaaacgaaatgtgaggaAAATTATTCTTCATGAGAATTACCacagagaaacaaatgaaaatgacatTGCTTTGGTTCAGCTCTCTACTGGAGTTGAGTTTTCAAATATAGTCCAGAGAGTTTGCCTCCCAGACTCATCTATAAAGTTGCCACCTAAAACAAGTGTGTTCGTCACAGGATTTGGATCCATTGTAGATGATGGTGAGCAGTTTCAACCTAATTTTCTTAGCACAAGAATGTCTTGAGATCAAACGAGCTATCTATCTTAAGGAATCCCTCTTAAGCTTTTAATAAAAGTAATGGTCTTTCCAGtatgtgtggccttgggcagaaCAGGAGACTGtgggttaaaaagtaaaaatcaggTCCTGTATTTGAGTTTACAATTGGAGCAgtggtggccgggtgtggtggctcacacctgtaatcccggcactttgggaggccaaggctggcagatcacctgaggtcaggagttcaagacacacctggccaacatggtgaaaccccatctctactaaaatacaaaaaaaattagctgggcatggtggtgtgcacctgtaatcccagctacttgggtggctgaggcaggagaattgcttgagtctaggaggcagaggttgcaatgagctgagatcgaaaCACTGCACTCCTaccttggtgacagagctagactccgtctccaaaaaaaaaaaaaagaaaagaaatctcctCAACTGCTCAAGTAGAgcggtgggaaaaaaaaaagtcagggagAGAGACTAAtatagaaggaaaagaaacaactGCATCAGGTGATGTAAGAAGGGACAGAACCCTACGGGAGTGCAAGGCAGTAAGTAATCACAAATTTTGTCTTTCCTAGAtataaatatgttacatatactttaaatcacgtATACTTTATTTTAATCAGCATACAATTTAAATCGCAAGGTAATGATagctttttcctttgtttaataATTTCTCATTGTATGAGAATTTATGATGATCATAAACATTAAAATGGGTTGTaaatattttgagcatttttttgcTTAGTCAATAAAATCTGTATCTTTTTCCTGTGTCCAACCTGCTAGGGGTGTTAAAAGACATCAAGTCTAGTAATTGTATAAATTAAACACCAGAACTTAAGATTTCTAGGTACTAGTGCACTCTACTTTAAAGAGAAAGATCAGGCCAGTggtgatggctcaagcctgtaatcccaacactttgagaggccgagtcaggcggatcatgaggtcaggagatgaagaccatcctggccaatatggtgaaactccgtctctactaaaaatacaaaaaaaattaactgggcgtggtggtgcaggcctgtagtaccggctacttgggaggctgaggcaggagaattgcttgaacctgggaggtggaggttacagtgagccgagactgcgccattgcactgcagcctggtgacagagcaagactccatctcaaaacaaacaaaaacaaaaacaaaaaacaaaaaacaaaaaaaaaagagagagaaaaagattaaCTGAATGTTTtaatgagaaataagaaatacTTAAGTTTCCGCCATCAGTTGGTGCGGCCCATGGTGAGCTTCATCATGGCGATTGAAGTTGGAGAGAGAACCTGTAGAGTACATGAACTTACCTGTTTTAGAAAATTATCTCCAGAGGCAGTTGGGTTTTTGTCAGCTGTTGGGGTGTTTATTATCCTGATGCTGCTTCTTTTTCTCTATATTAATAAGCAGTTCTGTTTTGAAAATGTTGGAGGGCTTCCAGATCTTGGTTCGGAATACAGTACAAGGAACAATTCACAAGATAAAATTTGTCTGTGACTCCCAAATGAGCGTGTCAGAAATGTCGTGTAGTGAAAGTACATCTGCATGTCAGTCTCTTGAAGACGGCTCAGTTCCAGAAATTCTCATTAGCCTGCTTTATAATGCCACAAATGGAAGACTATCAGCAGAAGTGATAAAAGGCAGCCACTTAAAAAATTGGGCAGCAAACAGACCACCCAATACATATGTTAAGTTAACTCTACTGAAATCCACGGATCAAGAGATGTCCGAATGCAAGATATCCATCCGCAGAGGGCAGCCAAATCCAGTATACAAGGAAACTTTTGTTTTTCAAGTGACCCTATTTCAGCTTTCTCATGTGACACTCATGCTGTCTGTGTATAACAAAAGCAGCATGAGAAGAAAGATGATAGGCTGGATTTATTTAGGTCTCAACAGCTCTGGAGAAGAACTCAATCACTGGACTGAAATGAAAGAGTCAAAAGGACGGCAAGTACGTAGATGGCAGGCGTTGCTAGAGTCATGATGAATAGAATAAGCAAACAGTTACCATCCAATGCAGCATATTTCTAATTACAACATTACCGTTTCTACCAAGTCGCCATTGGAAGAGCTGTTCCTTGAAGAATCATATTCAACCTTTTACCAAAATGCTTTAAGTTCTATGGAAAGAACATCTAATACtgacataaatgaagaaaatatgtgtATCTGATAGAGCTTGTTTGGGAAACTGAGAAACGTACATTATCATTGTTAAACTAACAGTCCTCCAGAAATTTAATAAGATGTTTTTGatttgaagttaattttaatttagCAAAAGAGCCggtaattttatgaaaaatcaaaattataagtgattttaaaaaccagaattttagtcacaatataattttaatatcactctatgtattatttataaaatatagtttgGCCAGTCCCTGGTGTTTGTAATGTTCTTTAATATGAAAAAGTAGTCCTCCAACCCTATCGTAAGTCATATCTAATGGCGAAGGGTTTCAGTCACattgaaaattgttttatttcagaCATGTTCCTTTTGTGCACTTAAGTTTCATTGTGCCTCAGTTCCTCTCTATAGCACTAAATCTAAGTGCAGACAAGCATTCGTTTTCATACAGGAATGtttttaatatgttaatttttttaaaagttcatttttcaTTTGCCTCTGCTTTTGGCTGATCCAAAGAGACAAAGTCACTGTACTGGTCCCTTGCAAGTCTTTAGACAGGTTGTACTGTAGAACTATGTAACTTTCTGTTGAAAGCACTTCCTGTATTCTTGTATTCCAATGTAGGAAGCTAGTAGAGCAGGActttactttaaaatttctttcagtgATTGACTCTtcaaaaattgcagtaatatgaaaatacattttttttacaaactgaaaACACAGCAGATAAGctgtagaaaatgaaaaacaattcaattttaattttctgctgAATATTTAGTAACCAACACTGCGTAAAGCAGGTAGCATCCAAAATAAGAAACTGTTCTCTCTCTAAATCTTCACTCTTACTTCAATTTATATTTGTGATATAAAGACTATGCAGTTCTCAGTTTAAATCGGAACATCATGTTAAAAACAGttctgagattccttatgaagTTTCCAGTGACTTGTGACTAGACTTTATGAAATTTACAGATAAAGTTCTTCAACATGATGTTATCTTGTGCCTTTCATGTAAGTTAAATTTGCTCATATGGCTTGAAAGTTGTATTTGCAAAATTAAGccttcaatttttataaatgcaACGATTCCTCAGAACAGTGTCGCAAGATCTTTATTTCCTCCGAAGTATGTAAAAGTTGTATGatgtgctaattttttaaatggcaagtcactttcatttgtttttatatttagaaactCTAATTAATCAGGAATATTATAAgctgttttctttataattttgcttCTTACCTAATGTATCATTTTATGCATATACTTTATTAAATagagtatgttttatatatattaaaaatagtttttttctccttctcatttctagttaaaatagacaaaaacataCTATTTACCAGTTACTAAAAAGCAGTATATCATTGCTCCTAGTCCCAACTAAgtactatatattattataaactaGAACTTGTTATTACCATAATAACAAAACAATGCATAGGTGTTACTTCAGCTTGGCTATACTGAAAGGCCTTAAAAGAAATCCAAAAAGACCttgaaattctgtattttttcatttaaaaaaggcaGCTCTATGCATTCATACACatgaattataagaaaaaatacaaaagctataCTGGATGACATGAGGTTTGAGAATGTGTTTTACAGGGCTGCATTAAAGGGAAAAATTCATCTTTTATTGTTACATCAATGAGCTTTCTCCAGGATTTTTACAATAAACGAGTAAGAATtagaacctgaaaaaaaaaaaaagagatacttaTGTTTCTGTCAAGGATATCCTGAAAAAAAAACTAGTgctaatatatctttttttttttttttttttttttgagttggagtctcactctgtcacccaggctggagtgcagtggcgccatctcggctcactgcaagctctgcctcccaggttcacgccattctcctacctcagcctcctaagtagctgggactacaggcacccgccatcacacccggctaattttttttttttttttttgtatttttagtagagacagggtttcaccgtgttagtcaggatggtctcgatctcctgacctcatgatctgcccgcctccgcttcccaaagtactgggattacaggtgtgagccaccgcgcccggccaactacTGCTAATATATCTtaatctagcttttttttttttgacagaattttattatatgaaaagttttccAAATGCTCCATGCATATCCAACTTGGCTTTGTGAGAGGTTCTTAAAAGTCTCTTACAGCTAGCTCAGGGCTACTCACCAATAGCTTCATCCCAGAGCCCTAAACTACTAATTTTCGGTATTCAACTGTGCAGTATCCTCTCCTCCTAACACCCAGCCCTGTTCTGTGTTGTCATCAGATCACTACCACATATTGGGCATTCATTTTGTTTCCCATGCTGTGAGACATCCCTAAATAAAACATGACAGAGTAGAGTAGGGTGAAGAGATCTGTGCAGCTGTCCTGGTTTCTACTTGAATAGCTTTAGGAATGTCAATGAACTTCCAGGGGCCATGGTTTCCTTATGTGGAGAATGTGGCAGTTGGACAAGATCAATGTTATGAACCTGTATGAGAATCTAATGAGGACTACGGACCCTCTCCTCATGAAAAAATGCATGCATATGTAGTATTTTGCATGTAGTTTTAAGGCTCCTAATATCCTTGAAAGATCTACAAATGTGATATAATACTGGAACATGTATGTTTATGGTTCCTTGCATGTAGACATTTATGACACAGAAAATAAGATGATAgctaatgttaataaaataatctttGGCTTTTGCTACAATTTATGTGTCTTTTATGTCTTAGATACAATTGTATTTGAGGAatactgtttatttgtttttttatccaTTTGTGCAATAGGACCTATACAAAATACACTTCGGCAAGCCAGAGTGGAAACCATAAGCACTGATGTGTGTAACAGAAAGGATGTGTATGATGGCCTGATAACTCCAGGAATGTTATGTGCTGGATTCATGGAAGGAAAAATAGATGCATGTAAGGTAAGTTTAAAGTCAAGGCCAAAAGTTTCCATTAGCTATTTCTGAGTTTGGCATATATTTtacctaggagaaaaaaaaatggcatctcTTACACCGAGAACTGAGTTTATTTAATAatcataacaataacaataattgtATTGAGTGCTTAATATATGCTAAGCCAAAAATTAAGcactttttatacattatttcatttaatgtaatGAGATAAAAGCAATATTATAATTACCATATTCATCCCCCAGCCTCCCAGTCATTTCCCTTCGCCCCTCACATTTTTTAATGACAGCGACAGCTGAAACaggttttctttccattccacgcCCTGCATTAACAACACTGACCTGCTCAAATGCTGGACTTTTAGTTCCTAGACCTCCTCTTCTCCAGTGATCTTCTATACTCTTCAGCCACCTCAGACCCTCCTCTTAGAGTCACACTATGGGCCTTgttatcaaaaactactccactCCAAAAATGCTCATTTGCATCTTCCTTTTTGACTACTATCCCCCAGTGTTTCTCCCTTGCTTTTTAACTACTGCTTCcctatatacacttactatgttaTACCCTAGTCTACCAACTCTTGTTCCCAACATGCACAACCTACATGTACATTCCTTGTGTCctttctttgttctatttttctccttagcCTTTGTCACCATCCAGTATGCAGTATGTTTATTTATCTAGCTTATTGCCTATTTCTCCACTAACtaaaatgtaagcttcatgaaggAAGacatattttaatctattttatttactgCACCTGAAATAGACTGGTGAAAATATGTGATGACTGATTGAATGAAAAAGTCTTTTTTCAACTTCATAGACACCTATTGTCCATTGATTCCtctgttttctcacagttcattaatcatttcctttcttccagCTTCTACTTTTCCAGCTCAGATTTCACTgtccattattttttattgataaatcATAATTGTATTACATCTATGGAGTACAATGTGacatttgatacatgtatacaatgtggaatagTTAAGTAAAGCTAATTaatgtatccatcacctcacttaacattttctttgtgaTAGACATCTAAAatttactcttagttattttgaaatctataatacagtattattgattatagtcaccctgctTTGCAGTAGATctcaaaacttattcctcctcACTGAAACTTTGCACCCTCTGACTAGCAACTCCCCCTTCCCTCACTCTCCACCCGCCTAGGCTCACCCAGACTCTGGTAATCATCagtctactctctacttctatgaatcCAACTTTTTTAGATTGCACATATAGGTGAAATGATGTAGtatatgtctttctgtgcctggcttatttcacttagcataatgtcctctagattCATGTATGTTGTCCCAAATGGacagaatttattctttttatggctgcataatatttattttgtagatataccatattttctttatctcttcacacactgatgaacacttaggttgattccatatcttggctgttgtgaataatgctgcagtgaacatgggagtacagatattcctttgacatattgattttaattttttggatataTTCCTAGAAGTGGggttgctagatcatatggtagttctgtttttagttttataaagaGCCTCCATAGTGTTTTCAATAAtatctgtactaatttacattccctccaagagtatataagggttcccttttctcttcatcctcatcaATACTTgactttcatcttttttatacAAACCATTCTAATAGGAGTAaagagatatctcattgtggtttaaattcatttccctaatgatttgtaatactgagcatttttttcatgcatgtgatggtcatttgtatgtcttcttttgagaggtatctaagtcctttgccaattttttaaaatcaggttttgtttgttttgttttttgctattgtgttaacttctttatatattttggatataagcccttatcaaatatatggtttgaaaacatgttttcccattctgtgagttgtctcttcactttattaattgttgttttgttttgtttgccgtgcaaaagcttttcagtttgatacaatctcatttgcctatttttgcttttgttgcctgagtTTTTGAGGTAATATTCAAAAATCCTTGCCCaaaccaatgtcatggagctttttgtctgttttcttctagtagttttatagtttcaggtcttaagtttaggtttttaatccattttgagtttctttttgtGCACGGTGTAAGggtaagggtctaatttcattcttcttctccttttttttttttttttgagagagtcttgctttgtcactcaggctggagtgcagtggtacgatctagaatcactgcaacctctgccttccaggttcaagttattctcctgtctcagcttcctgagtagctgggactacaggcacgtgccaccatgcctggctaatttttatattttcagtaaagacgaggtttctccatgttggccaggctggtctcgaactcctgaccttaagtgatccacctgcctcagcctcccaaagtgctgggattacaggcatgagccaccacgcccagcctaattttattcttctgatgTAGATaaccaattttcccagcaccatttattgaatagactaTCTTTTCCtcagtgtgtgttcttggcatctttgtcaacaaatcaattgaccataaatatatgtgtttttttctggctttctattctattccattagttgATGAGTCTGTTATTATGCCAGGACCACACTATGTTGATTACAATTGCTTTATAAGACATTTTGAAACCAGGTAGTATAAGGCCTGtagctctgttctttttgctcaaaattattttgactattcaaggtttttttttgcttctatatGGATTTAaggattgttttctttctttgtgaaaaatggcattggaattttggtagggattgcattTTAACAatgataattttaacattttaatgaacattttaacaatgataattctttcaatccataaacatggagtatcttttcatttttgtgttttcttcagcTTCTTctatattttacagttttcagtatacaaagcATTCACCTCTTCAGTTAAATTTACTcccaagtgttttattttttcttgctattgtaaatggattgttttcttaatttccttttcagatagcTCACTATTAGTATATGGAAACACTACTGAgttttgtgtattgattttgtattctacaaacttactgaatttatttatctcttctaACAGCTTTTTGTTGGTTTTAGGGTTTTCTATCTATAAGATCATGTTGTCAACACACAAAGACAATTTCATCTCTTCCTTTTCTATTAGaatgtcttctatttctttctcttgcctaatttctctagCGACTACTTCCAGAACTGCATTGAAAAGAAATCAGAGTAGATATCCTTTTGATGTCCCTGGTCTTACAGGAAACACTTTAGATTTTTCactatggcttttattgtgtttgaCATACACCTATTATGTTGAAAGTTTTTCTTACAAAAgtgtgttgaattttttcaaaagctTTTCCTGCATCTGTTGAATGGATCATAGTTTTTAGCCTTCGTTTTGTTAATGTAATGaatcacacttattgatttgaatatattgaaccattcttgcatctgagggataaatcccacttgataatGATGAATGATTCCTTTAATCTACTTGAATTTGGTTCATGAGTATTTTGTCAAGGATTTTTACATCCTATGTTTATCAGGAATATTGAAGTGTCCT
Proteins encoded:
- the LOC100981608 gene encoding putative synaptotagmin-14-like protein translates to MLEGFQILVRNTVQGTIHKIKFVCDSQMSVSEMSCSESTSACQSLEDGSVPEILISLLYNATNGRLSAEVIKGSHLKNWAANRPPNTYVKLTLLKSTDQEMSECKISIRRGQPNPVYKETFVFQVTLFQLSHVTLMLSVYNKSSMRRKMIGWIYLGLNSSGEELNHWTEMKESKGRQVRRWQALLES